The following are encoded together in the Ooceraea biroi isolate clonal line C1 chromosome 2, Obir_v5.4, whole genome shotgun sequence genome:
- the LOC109611447 gene encoding uncharacterized protein LOC109611447 isoform X3, protein MFAILYNSFWINTHGVKRILNNLQYICSNLKDENEIAIIKRYGYIAKCVIIGMILFVMCSFFIVTLLPILPRIFGIFFLVNESEPYRNVYIRTEYFVDEEKYFYFILLHLYVVQYIVGGTLLAIQTVLLGYFIYFCGLFNIASYRIEQAMRISDEVTNRTNKRQVDKNISHAVDIHRTTLKIIKFYLYNFENTCFLLILLVVICLSLHLFGIFQAVCFVFRMEEFILHCGFTIGILLCSFAGNYMGQEITDHYNYIFSTAYNVRWYVEPVRVQRLIFFLVQRGTKPYGMKFGGLYTLSLETFASVNLYTYIYYIRINTLRDTVVLAPSSRAAQWQRETDRVSLRKPTS, encoded by the exons ATGTTCGCAAtactttataattctttttggaTCAACACACATGGT GTGAAGCGCATATTGAACAATCTTCAGTACATCTGCAGTAACTTAAAGGACGAAAACGAAATTGccataataaaaagatacggatacattgcaaaatgtgttATAATTGGAATGATAT TGTTCGTAATGTGCTCTTTCTTCATCGTAACTCTTTTGCCAATTCTGCCGCGGATTTTCGGCATCTTTTTCCTCGTAAATGAATCCGAGCCATATCGCAATGTGTATATCAGGACTGAATATTTTGtcgatgaagaaaaatatttttattttattttgctgcaTCTGTACGTAGTCCAGTACATAGTTGGAGGTACACTATTAGCGATACAAACAGTTTTGCTGggttactttatatatttttgtggattatttaacattgccag ttaCCGTATCGAACAAGCAATGCGGATTAGTGACGAAGTAACTAATCGGACGAACAAGAGGCAGGTTGACAAGAATATAAGTCATGCAGTGGACATTCATCGCACAACTCTTAA gattattaaattctatcTATATAACTTCGAGAACACATGCTTTCTTCTAATACTGCTAGTTGTAATTTGCTTGAGCCTTCATCTGTTTGGA ATCTTTCAAGCTGTTTGTTTTGTATTTAGGATggaagaatttatattacactgTGGTTTTACGATTGGCATTTTACTATGCTCATTTGCAGGCAACTACATGGGTCAAGAAATTACTGATcactataattacatattttcaaccgc ATATAACGTTCGATGGTACGTTGAACCTGTACGCGtgcaaagattaatattttttcttgtgCAAAGAGGAACTAAGCCTTATGGCATGAAATTCGGTGGTCTTTATACACTATCTTTAGAAACCTTTGCGTCGGTAAacctatatacatatatatactatatacgtATTAACACattaagagacacggtagtgctCGCGCCAAGTTCGCGCGCAGCGCAATGGCAGCGAGAGACGGACCGTGTATCTTTACGCAAGCCGACTAGTTGA
- the LOC109611447 gene encoding uncharacterized protein LOC109611447 isoform X1, whose product MDTQFLYIHRIILVAVGLWPYHRTMLVQLQCSVFSITLISFIIFQLTTFLTIEWTIDFIVEILSISIVILMFAILYNSFWINTHGVKRILNNLQYICSNLKDENEIAIIKRYGYIAKCVIIGMILFVMCSFFIVTLLPILPRIFGIFFLVNESEPYRNVYIRTEYFVDEEKYFYFILLHLYVVQYIVGGTLLAIQTVLLGYFIYFCGLFNIASYRIEQAMRISDEVTNRTNKRQVDKNISHAVDIHRTTLKIIKFYLYNFENTCFLLILLVVICLSLHLFGIFQAVCFVFRMEEFILHCGFTIGILLCSFAGNYMGQEITDHYNYIFSTAYNVRWYVEPVRVQRLIFFLVQRGTKPYGMKFGGLYTLSLETFASVNLYTYIYYIRINTLRDTVVLAPSSRAAQWQRETDRVSLRKPTS is encoded by the exons ATGGATACTCAGTTTCTTTACATTCATCGAATTATTTTGGTCGCAGTTGGCTTATGGCCTTACCATCGAACAATGCTTGTCCAACTTCAGTGTTCTGTGTTTTCTATTACTTTGAttagctttattatatttcag CTTACAACATTTCTAACTATAGAATGGACTATTGACTTTATTGTTGAAATTCTCTCTATATCAATTGTAATTCTTATGTTCGCAAtactttataattctttttggaTCAACACACATGGT GTGAAGCGCATATTGAACAATCTTCAGTACATCTGCAGTAACTTAAAGGACGAAAACGAAATTGccataataaaaagatacggatacattgcaaaatgtgttATAATTGGAATGATAT TGTTCGTAATGTGCTCTTTCTTCATCGTAACTCTTTTGCCAATTCTGCCGCGGATTTTCGGCATCTTTTTCCTCGTAAATGAATCCGAGCCATATCGCAATGTGTATATCAGGACTGAATATTTTGtcgatgaagaaaaatatttttattttattttgctgcaTCTGTACGTAGTCCAGTACATAGTTGGAGGTACACTATTAGCGATACAAACAGTTTTGCTGggttactttatatatttttgtggattatttaacattgccag ttaCCGTATCGAACAAGCAATGCGGATTAGTGACGAAGTAACTAATCGGACGAACAAGAGGCAGGTTGACAAGAATATAAGTCATGCAGTGGACATTCATCGCACAACTCTTAA gattattaaattctatcTATATAACTTCGAGAACACATGCTTTCTTCTAATACTGCTAGTTGTAATTTGCTTGAGCCTTCATCTGTTTGGA ATCTTTCAAGCTGTTTGTTTTGTATTTAGGATggaagaatttatattacactgTGGTTTTACGATTGGCATTTTACTATGCTCATTTGCAGGCAACTACATGGGTCAAGAAATTACTGATcactataattacatattttcaaccgc ATATAACGTTCGATGGTACGTTGAACCTGTACGCGtgcaaagattaatattttttcttgtgCAAAGAGGAACTAAGCCTTATGGCATGAAATTCGGTGGTCTTTATACACTATCTTTAGAAACCTTTGCGTCGGTAAacctatatacatatatatactatatacgtATTAACACattaagagacacggtagtgctCGCGCCAAGTTCGCGCGCAGCGCAATGGCAGCGAGAGACGGACCGTGTATCTTTACGCAAGCCGACTAGTTGA